A stretch of the Nitratireductor thuwali genome encodes the following:
- a CDS encoding HlyD family secretion protein — protein sequence MSFLCTLPVIASFLTACGPAAPLAVGYVEGEYVLLAPLETGQVRAVNVRRGARVEAGQPVAEMERRDAEIAVARAEAALAEADARLADLRQGKREEEIAVLEAALASARAQQSEAERVESRTEDLFQRGIATQAERDKARTEAELASARVGEAEANLAVARLPARKQAIEAAEKQRDQAKAALDEARWRLSERMLKAPSAGRVDDIVRNAGDLAGPSAPVISMLPDGAVKLKLYVPEVAFSSIAVGDRLNVRCDGCPPDLSATISYISPDPEFTPPVIYSIETRQKLVFLVEAKPANEATGRLQPGQIVDVSLAGE from the coding sequence ATGAGCTTTCTGTGCACCCTGCCCGTGATCGCCTCTTTCCTGACCGCATGCGGGCCGGCGGCGCCTTTGGCCGTGGGCTATGTCGAGGGCGAATATGTGCTGCTGGCGCCGCTGGAGACGGGGCAGGTGCGGGCCGTCAATGTCCGCCGCGGCGCGCGGGTGGAAGCGGGCCAGCCGGTCGCGGAGATGGAACGACGGGATGCCGAGATCGCCGTCGCCCGGGCCGAAGCGGCCCTGGCGGAGGCGGATGCGCGGCTCGCCGATCTGCGCCAGGGCAAGCGCGAGGAGGAGATCGCGGTGCTGGAGGCCGCGCTCGCCTCGGCCAGGGCACAACAGAGCGAGGCCGAGCGCGTGGAGTCGCGGACGGAGGACCTGTTCCAGCGCGGCATCGCCACCCAGGCCGAGCGCGACAAGGCGCGCACGGAAGCAGAGCTTGCCAGCGCGCGGGTGGGGGAGGCCGAGGCCAATCTGGCGGTCGCCCGCCTGCCGGCCCGCAAGCAGGCCATCGAAGCGGCCGAAAAGCAGCGCGACCAGGCGAAGGCGGCGCTCGACGAGGCGCGCTGGCGGCTGTCGGAGCGCATGCTGAAGGCGCCGTCGGCCGGCCGCGTGGACGACATCGTGCGCAATGCGGGCGACCTGGCCGGGCCGTCCGCGCCGGTGATCTCCATGCTGCCGGACGGGGCGGTGAAGCTGAAGCTCTACGTGCCGGAGGTGGCGTTTTCCTCGATCGCGGTCGGCGACCGGCTGAACGTGCGCTGCGACGGCTGCCCGCCCGACCTTTCGGCCACCATATCCTACATCTCGCCGGACCCCGAATTCACGCCGCCGGTGATCTACTCCATCGAGACGCGGCAGAAGCTGGTGTTCCTCGTCGAGGCCAAGCCGGCGAACGAGGCGACCGGGCGGCTGCAGCCGGGGCAGATCGTCGACGTAAGCCTGGCGGGCGAATAG